From Sporosarcina sp. Marseille-Q4943, the proteins below share one genomic window:
- a CDS encoding DUF346 domain-containing protein, producing MFYYGYMTPPIVPTNQFAQLDPNERDRQASVQQILQKIRRENYDLYRELDRYGMNQVITNYVFSLVIGSTINASTSNQTAAQIYRQFQQQYPWMNLFSRQFNIPQNVTDRILLRVIQLTLDEIRGGQPGPGPGQGWIGWEDLGGVLTSAPGVSSWQPNRLDVFVRGTDQALYHKWWDGRQWSDWESLGGVLTSAPAAVSWGPNRIDVFVRGTDNALYHKWWDGRQWNDWESLGGVLTSDPAASSRRSNQLDVFVRGTDNGLYKKTWNGTRWEDWENLGGSLTSEPAAVSWGPNRIDVFARGQNQDLIHKWWNGSTWSNWESLGGVLVGGPTVASKQPNRLQVFVRGTDNSLYMREWNGSRWSDWQNLGGSLTSRPAAVSWGPNRTDVFARGQNQNLLHLYQNR from the coding sequence GTGTTTTATTATGGATATATGACGCCCCCCATAGTGCCGACGAATCAATTTGCACAACTGGACCCTAATGAAAGAGACCGTCAAGCAAGCGTTCAGCAGATTTTGCAGAAAATCAGAAGGGAAAATTATGACCTGTACCGGGAACTCGACCGGTACGGCATGAATCAGGTCATTACCAATTATGTATTCTCTCTCGTCATCGGATCCACCATCAATGCTTCAACATCAAACCAAACAGCTGCTCAAATCTATCGGCAGTTCCAACAGCAATACCCGTGGATGAATCTATTTTCCCGCCAATTCAATATCCCGCAAAACGTCACTGACCGCATCCTGTTGCGGGTCATTCAACTTACTCTGGATGAAATCCGCGGAGGCCAACCTGGACCTGGACCCGGTCAAGGCTGGATCGGTTGGGAGGACTTGGGCGGTGTCTTGACGTCCGCTCCGGGAGTATCTTCTTGGCAGCCGAATCGTTTGGACGTCTTTGTCCGAGGGACGGACCAAGCGCTTTACCATAAATGGTGGGATGGACGGCAATGGAGTGATTGGGAAAGCCTCGGTGGTGTGTTAACTTCAGCTCCCGCAGCCGTATCTTGGGGACCGAACCGCATCGATGTGTTCGTAAGAGGAACCGACAATGCCCTTTACCATAAATGGTGGGATGGGCGTCAATGGAATGACTGGGAAAGCCTTGGTGGAGTGCTGACGAGCGACCCGGCCGCATCTTCCCGCCGGTCAAATCAGTTGGATGTATTTGTAAGAGGGACTGACAATGGACTATACAAAAAGACATGGAACGGAACACGCTGGGAAGATTGGGAGAACCTCGGCGGCAGCTTGACTTCCGAACCGGCCGCTGTGTCGTGGGGGCCGAATCGGATTGATGTGTTTGCCCGAGGACAGAACCAAGATTTGATTCATAAATGGTGGAACGGATCAACTTGGAGCAATTGGGAAAGCCTCGGCGGAGTCCTCGTCGGCGGACCAACCGTCGCTTCGAAGCAACCGAACCGTCTGCAAGTGTTCGTCAGGGGAACGGATAATAGCTTGTACATGCGAGAATGGAACGGTTCACGCTGGTCCGACTGGCAAAACCTCGGCGGATCGCTTACCTCGAGGCCAGCAGCAGTTTCATGGGGACCGAACCGGACAGACGTTTTCGCCAGAGGACAGAATCAAAACCTCCTTCATTTGTATCAAAACAGATAA
- a CDS encoding sensor domain-containing diguanylate cyclase, with the protein MRLSLKYLIGLVVFLSIMLTLAASIISGYRVEQQSLIVSTLETNRAYAVKMAQSTESYLSMTLQSLEASAHYIAPYIGQKNAEQTLLSEANRMRKQTNTFNSFSIVDKNGEILAISPETLGLKGKKLNSEGGREALKKREAFISQPYVGLTGRLIIFLSYPIFDSEGDYLGLVGGTVYLKEENILQEVLGEHFYEDGSYVFVVDNSGRVIYHQNPWRVNDIVLENPVVQKLIAGKSGAMEVVNTEGVEMLAGYATIPTADWGVVTQRPKDVALAPSVTMIKEMILKTAPILLISFLVILLLSNKIAQPLTTLATYAESSTENNQGGKINDVHAWYYEAIQLKKALNYSLNFFIHQSTVDPLTKLMNRRIMDAHLEQWTEQERPFALLIFDIDKFKRVNDTYGHAMGDEVLKYLAAAMLEVARKDDVCCRFGGEEFVMLLPETDRHDAFQVAERLRKKLESTISPCGEVVTISIGIAMHPEDRKDSTELLELADQCLYEAKRTGRNRTIDYATMRI; encoded by the coding sequence ATGAGACTATCTTTAAAGTATTTAATAGGGCTGGTTGTCTTCTTATCAATTATGCTGACATTGGCGGCCAGCATCATTTCGGGTTATCGGGTGGAGCAGCAATCGTTAATTGTGAGCACCTTGGAAACAAACCGTGCATATGCAGTGAAAATGGCGCAGTCGACAGAGTCGTATTTGTCGATGACGCTACAATCCCTGGAAGCAAGTGCTCATTATATTGCACCATATATCGGTCAAAAAAACGCTGAACAAACATTACTTTCCGAAGCAAATCGGATGAGAAAACAGACGAACACATTCAATTCATTTTCAATTGTCGATAAAAACGGAGAAATATTAGCCATCTCCCCAGAGACATTGGGTTTAAAAGGGAAAAAACTGAACTCGGAAGGCGGTCGCGAAGCGCTAAAGAAGCGTGAAGCCTTCATTTCACAACCTTATGTCGGATTAACAGGGCGCTTGATCATTTTCCTGTCCTACCCGATTTTCGACAGTGAAGGCGATTATCTCGGCCTTGTCGGGGGAACGGTTTATTTGAAGGAGGAAAACATTCTTCAGGAAGTATTGGGTGAGCATTTTTACGAAGACGGCTCCTATGTCTTCGTTGTCGATAATAGCGGACGGGTCATCTACCATCAAAACCCATGGCGAGTGAATGATATTGTGCTGGAAAACCCAGTTGTCCAAAAATTGATAGCTGGGAAGAGCGGTGCAATGGAAGTTGTAAATACGGAGGGAGTCGAAATGTTGGCGGGCTATGCGACGATTCCGACCGCAGACTGGGGAGTCGTGACCCAAAGGCCGAAGGATGTCGCCTTGGCACCATCCGTCACGATGATAAAAGAAATGATTTTGAAAACGGCTCCAATCCTACTCATTTCCTTCCTCGTCATTTTATTATTGTCCAATAAAATCGCTCAGCCTTTGACAACGCTCGCTACTTATGCCGAATCCAGTACTGAAAACAATCAAGGCGGAAAAATAAATGATGTGCATGCTTGGTATTACGAAGCGATTCAATTGAAAAAGGCATTGAATTACAGCTTGAATTTCTTTATTCACCAATCCACTGTCGATCCGTTGACGAAGCTGATGAATCGTCGAATTATGGATGCCCATTTGGAGCAGTGGACAGAGCAAGAGCGTCCATTTGCTTTGCTCATCTTTGATATCGATAAATTTAAGCGTGTCAATGATACATATGGACATGCTATGGGTGATGAGGTGCTGAAATATTTGGCGGCAGCAATGCTTGAAGTCGCTCGGAAAGATGATGTCTGCTGCCGTTTCGGTGGGGAGGAGTTTGTCATGCTGTTGCCGGAGACGGATCGACATGATGCATTTCAAGTGGCGGAGCGGTTGCGAAAGAAGTTGGAAAGCACAATCAGTCCATGCGGGGAAGTCGTTACGATTTCGATAGGGATTGCAATGCATCCTGAAGATCGCAAGGACTCGACGGAACTGTTGGAGTTGGCGGACCAATGCCTTTACGAAGCGAAGCGGACAGGACGTAACCGGACGATTGATTATGCTACAATGAGAATATGA
- the guaC gene encoding GMP reductase — MDTVFDYEDIQLIPAKCIVNSRSECDTSVTLGKHKFKLPVVPANMQTIIDEKVAIQLAEAGYFYVMHRFNPETRAAFIKDMHTRGLIASISVGVKEDEYGFVEQLAADQLIPDYVTIDIAHGHSNAVISMIKHLKKHLPETFVIAGNVGTPEAVRELENAGADATKVGIGPGKVCITKIKTGFGTGGWQLAALRWCAKAASKPIIADGGIRTHGDIAKSVRFGASMVMIGSLFAGHEESPGKTIDIDGKLYKEYFGSASEYQKGEKKNVEGKKMHVEYKGKLQDTLNEMQQDLQSSISYAGGTKLDAIRTVDYVIVKNSIFNGDKVY, encoded by the coding sequence ATGGATACAGTATTTGATTACGAAGATATTCAATTGATTCCCGCTAAATGTATTGTAAATAGTCGCTCAGAGTGCGACACTTCCGTCACGTTAGGTAAACATAAATTCAAATTGCCGGTCGTCCCTGCCAATATGCAGACAATCATTGATGAAAAGGTTGCCATTCAATTGGCAGAAGCCGGTTATTTCTACGTCATGCACCGTTTCAATCCAGAGACGCGTGCTGCATTCATTAAAGATATGCATACCCGTGGCTTGATTGCGTCAATCAGCGTCGGTGTCAAAGAGGATGAGTACGGTTTTGTCGAGCAATTGGCTGCGGACCAGCTCATTCCTGACTACGTGACGATCGATATCGCACATGGCCATTCCAATGCAGTCATCAGTATGATCAAGCATCTAAAAAAGCACCTTCCGGAAACATTCGTCATCGCAGGCAATGTCGGTACGCCGGAAGCGGTGCGCGAACTTGAAAATGCCGGTGCGGACGCAACGAAAGTAGGCATCGGACCAGGGAAAGTTTGCATCACGAAGATTAAAACAGGTTTCGGAACTGGCGGTTGGCAGCTAGCCGCACTTCGCTGGTGTGCAAAAGCCGCATCGAAGCCGATCATCGCAGACGGCGGCATCCGTACACACGGAGACATCGCGAAATCGGTTCGATTTGGCGCGTCCATGGTCATGATCGGTTCGCTTTTCGCAGGGCACGAAGAATCGCCAGGCAAGACAATCGATATTGACGGCAAGCTGTACAAAGAGTATTTCGGATCCGCTTCGGAATACCAAAAAGGCGAAAAGAAAAATGTCGAAGGCAAAAAAATGCATGTGGAATACAAAGGCAAATTGCAAGATACGTTGAATGAAATGCAACAGGATCTCCAGTCGTCCATCTCCTATGCAGGCGGAACGAAGCTGGATGCCATCCGTACAGTCGATTATGTCATCGTGAAAAACTCCATTTTCAATGGGGATAAGGTTTATTAA
- a CDS encoding sulfite exporter TauE/SafE family protein, with protein sequence MDILLFIAIILLASILQTGTGFGFSIVATPFLLLLFEARDAIQINLLLSLVISLAMYRKVRTDIDRGVMKRFIIGSFIGLPLGIIVFLLVDIPKLKLGIGIVILLLTALLFLKLRITQTPNRDVAIGGLSGSLTTSIGMPGPPLLLYFSGTDTAKETLRGTTLVYYLFIYSISLLIQIVFAGTSTLVWKSSLFALPIVWLGLYLGQYLFLKVNQTGFRIFMYIILIFTGLYLLVDSIN encoded by the coding sequence TTGGACATTCTTTTATTCATCGCAATCATACTACTCGCCTCCATCCTCCAGACGGGGACCGGGTTCGGTTTCTCCATCGTCGCGACGCCCTTTCTCCTGCTATTATTCGAAGCGCGGGACGCCATCCAAATCAATCTGCTCTTGTCGTTGGTCATTTCATTGGCGATGTACCGTAAAGTGAGGACGGATATTGATAGGGGAGTGATGAAGCGGTTCATCATAGGTAGCTTCATCGGGTTGCCGCTTGGCATCATCGTATTTTTGCTCGTCGATATTCCGAAATTGAAGCTGGGCATTGGTATTGTCATCCTTCTCTTGACTGCCCTCTTGTTTCTCAAGCTGAGAATTACGCAAACACCGAACAGAGACGTTGCCATCGGTGGACTTTCCGGCTCGTTGACGACGAGCATCGGCATGCCGGGTCCGCCATTGCTGCTCTATTTTTCGGGCACGGACACGGCGAAGGAGACGTTGCGAGGCACGACGCTCGTCTATTATTTATTCATTTATTCAATTAGCTTGCTCATCCAGATCGTCTTCGCAGGCACAAGCACGCTAGTATGGAAATCGAGTCTGTTCGCGCTGCCGATTGTTTGGCTCGGTCTCTATTTGGGCCAATATTTATTCCTGAAAGTCAATCAAACCGGTTTCCGCATCTTCATGTACATAATTTTAATCTTCACCGGGCTCTATCTATTGGTCGATAGCATAAATTAA
- a CDS encoding AarF/ABC1/UbiB kinase family protein, producing the protein MLKIRIRHTKRFQEITNAFLRNGFSHFLFRLGLTDRGSSNDNGNELNMQDVGVKLRHALQELGPTFIKLGQIASSRRDLVPLEIALELEKLQDHVTPVPFDQIREIVEFELEEPLERLFSTFDEKPLATASIGQVHIAHLPNGEEVAVKVQRPDIRPNVETDLSILSDLARFLEENTDWAKTYHLRDMIAEFSRSLLDELDYRVEGRNGERIAKQFEEIPFVHIPKIYWDSSTDKILTMEMFHGVKANDLKKLDASGYDRKLIARRIVDSMFHQILDEGFFHGDPHPGNIYILPDNVISYLDFGMVGRLDNELKYHFASLILNLREGDTEGMIEVFSDMGILSEDTDMRAFTRDVDDLQTKYYDVSLNEVSLGAIFVELFQVAYRHHIIVPSEISILGKTILTLEGLIAKLDPKLSIMEAVEPFGRKMMRERYHPKNLLENSWKDLVENIEILTNLPKDLKAIATTIRKGKLQLDINVQQVQVFLSRLDRISNRLSFSIILLSFSILMVGLIIGSAIAGQRNVLWQFPIIEAGSIIATLMFLFMIYTIIRSGRM; encoded by the coding sequence TTGTTGAAAATACGCATCCGGCATACAAAACGATTTCAAGAGATTACAAATGCTTTTTTACGTAACGGATTCAGCCATTTTCTATTCCGGTTAGGCTTAACCGATCGAGGTTCTTCAAACGACAATGGAAATGAATTGAATATGCAAGATGTCGGGGTCAAACTACGTCATGCTCTGCAGGAGTTGGGACCGACGTTCATTAAACTTGGGCAGATTGCGAGTTCGCGTCGGGATCTTGTTCCGCTGGAAATCGCATTGGAGCTTGAAAAACTACAGGATCACGTTACGCCTGTTCCCTTCGATCAGATTCGTGAAATCGTAGAGTTTGAACTCGAGGAGCCGCTTGAACGCTTATTCAGTACATTCGATGAAAAGCCTTTAGCTACCGCTTCAATTGGTCAAGTCCATATCGCCCACTTGCCAAATGGAGAAGAAGTGGCTGTCAAAGTGCAGAGGCCCGACATCCGGCCAAATGTGGAAACAGACCTTTCAATTTTAAGCGACTTGGCGCGTTTCCTCGAAGAGAATACGGATTGGGCGAAGACTTATCATCTTCGTGATATGATTGCTGAATTCTCAAGGTCTTTGCTCGATGAGCTCGATTACCGTGTAGAGGGGCGAAATGGTGAGCGCATCGCGAAACAATTTGAAGAGATTCCGTTCGTCCATATTCCGAAGATTTATTGGGATTCGTCTACCGATAAAATATTGACGATGGAAATGTTTCACGGCGTCAAAGCAAATGATTTGAAGAAATTGGACGCCAGCGGATATGACCGAAAGCTGATTGCCCGACGGATTGTCGATTCGATGTTCCATCAAATTCTCGATGAAGGCTTTTTCCACGGCGACCCGCATCCGGGCAATATTTATATTCTGCCCGATAACGTCATCTCCTATTTGGATTTCGGGATGGTCGGGCGTCTTGATAATGAACTGAAATACCATTTCGCCTCGCTTATTCTCAATTTGCGTGAAGGCGACACAGAAGGGATGATTGAAGTATTTTCCGATATGGGCATTCTATCGGAAGACACGGACATGCGGGCATTTACGAGAGACGTGGATGACCTGCAAACGAAGTATTACGATGTTTCATTGAATGAGGTGAGCCTTGGTGCCATATTTGTCGAGCTGTTCCAAGTTGCCTACCGCCACCATATTATCGTCCCTTCGGAAATTTCAATCCTAGGCAAAACGATCCTTACGCTGGAAGGGCTCATTGCAAAGCTGGATCCCAAGTTAAGTATCATGGAAGCCGTCGAACCTTTCGGAAGGAAAATGATGCGGGAACGGTACCACCCGAAGAATCTACTGGAGAATTCGTGGAAGGATCTCGTTGAGAACATCGAAATCCTGACGAATTTACCGAAAGATTTGAAAGCCATTGCAACGACAATCCGAAAAGGGAAACTGCAGCTCGACATCAACGTCCAGCAAGTGCAAGTCTTTCTTAGCAGGCTTGACCGGATCAGCAACCGTCTATCATTCAGTATCATCCTGCTGTCTTTCAGCATCCTCATGGTCGGCTTGATCATCGGCTCGGCAATCGCCGGGCAGAGGAATGTGCTATGGCAGTTCCCGATTATTGAGGCCGGTTCCATCATTGCCACGCTCATGTTCCTGTTCATGATCTACACGATCATCCGGTCCGGGCGGATGTGA
- a CDS encoding ribonuclease J, producing MWEDNDVETNLAVFALGGINEIGKNMYVIQYADDIVVIDCGSKFPDENLLGVDLIIQDISYLRENREKVRALIVTHGHEDHIGGIPYFLKQLNVPIYATRLTLGLIELRLKEHGLLRETERILIDGDSTVDLGTISATFFKTNHSIPDCLGIAFETPEGTVVHTGDFKFDLTPVNEEYADLHKMAEIGKKGVLLLLSESTNAERPGFSQSERVVGKHIVDAFREADQKIFISTFASNVHRVQQIIEAAQMTNRKIALLGRSMLNVVSVAADLGYLTVPEGMLIEPQEIDRMNPENVVIICTGSQGEPMAALSRLSSNNYRQVSVYPGDTVIFASSPIPGNEKSVSRIIDNLYRLGAKVIYGTGGATGMHVSGHAYRDELKLMLTLMKPTYFIPIHGEYRMLQLHRSMAESVGVESENIFILNNGDVVDIKNGVARQTRHVDAGNVFVDGLGIGDVGRVVLRDRKLLSEEGMLIIVVSMSKAEGRIISDPDTISRGFVYERDAEELYKEVNQLVISTIKEAKPSTRYRQNDLKHAIRKAVEKLLYTRTKRRPMIIPFIIEI from the coding sequence ATGTGGGAGGACAACGACGTGGAAACAAATTTAGCGGTTTTTGCTTTAGGTGGCATCAATGAAATCGGGAAAAATATGTACGTCATTCAATACGCGGACGATATTGTTGTAATCGATTGCGGCTCTAAATTTCCAGACGAGAATTTATTGGGCGTTGATTTGATCATCCAGGACATTTCCTATTTGCGGGAAAATCGGGAAAAAGTGCGGGCACTTATTGTCACACACGGGCATGAGGACCATATCGGTGGCATTCCGTACTTCCTGAAACAACTAAATGTCCCTATCTATGCGACGCGGCTGACACTCGGGCTCATCGAATTGAGATTAAAAGAGCATGGACTTCTTCGGGAAACTGAACGTATTTTAATCGACGGAGATTCGACTGTCGACCTCGGTACGATATCCGCCACCTTCTTCAAAACGAATCACAGCATTCCGGATTGTTTAGGAATCGCCTTCGAAACGCCTGAAGGAACGGTCGTCCACACAGGTGATTTTAAGTTTGACCTGACGCCTGTGAATGAAGAATACGCAGACCTTCATAAGATGGCCGAAATCGGGAAAAAGGGTGTTTTGCTTTTATTGTCCGAAAGCACGAATGCGGAACGTCCTGGCTTTTCGCAATCTGAGCGGGTTGTTGGCAAGCATATCGTGGATGCATTCCGCGAAGCGGACCAAAAGATCTTCATCTCGACATTTGCTTCGAATGTCCATCGTGTACAGCAAATCATTGAAGCTGCGCAGATGACGAATCGGAAAATCGCCTTGCTCGGCAGAAGCATGTTGAATGTCGTATCGGTCGCTGCAGACCTTGGCTATTTGACGGTACCTGAGGGCATGTTGATTGAGCCTCAGGAAATCGATCGGATGAATCCTGAAAATGTCGTCATCATTTGTACAGGCAGCCAAGGCGAACCGATGGCGGCATTATCACGATTATCCAGCAATAACTATCGCCAAGTATCCGTCTATCCCGGAGATACGGTCATCTTCGCTTCCAGCCCTATACCCGGGAATGAAAAAAGCGTGTCGCGCATCATTGATAACCTATATCGACTAGGAGCTAAAGTCATTTATGGAACGGGCGGCGCAACCGGCATGCATGTTTCCGGACACGCATACCGGGATGAGTTGAAGCTGATGCTCACGTTAATGAAACCGACCTATTTTATTCCAATCCACGGGGAATATCGCATGCTGCAGTTGCATCGATCAATGGCGGAATCAGTTGGTGTGGAAAGTGAAAATATTTTCATTTTGAATAATGGCGATGTTGTGGACATTAAAAATGGAGTTGCGCGCCAAACGAGACATGTCGACGCAGGGAATGTCTTTGTGGATGGATTGGGCATCGGGGATGTCGGCAGGGTCGTCTTACGCGACCGGAAACTGCTTTCCGAAGAAGGGATGTTGATCATCGTCGTTTCCATGAGCAAAGCGGAGGGGCGAATTATTTCGGATCCTGACACGATTTCACGAGGCTTCGTCTACGAACGCGATGCGGAGGAACTTTATAAAGAAGTGAATCAGTTGGTCATTTCAACGATCAAGGAAGCAAAACCATCTACCCGGTACCGGCAGAACGACTTGAAACACGCCATCCGGAAGGCAGTTGAAAAGCTTCTTTATACTAGAACGAAAAGAAGGCCAATGATCATTCCTTTTATTATTGAAATATAA
- a CDS encoding GNAT family N-acetyltransferase, which yields MFAYKIDDDTELRLLETRHAEQLFQLTDQSRESLREWLPWLDFTKTVADSRNFIGGTLQQFSRNDGFQAGIWYKGELAGVIGLHGINWSNKSTSIGYWLGTGFEGKGLMTKACKAVVDYCFGDLKLNRIEVRTATGNVKSAAIPQRLGFKQEGRLEQAEWLYNNFVDHYVFGLVKEGWEGQ from the coding sequence ATGTTCGCTTATAAAATTGATGATGACACAGAGTTGCGTTTATTGGAAACAAGACATGCTGAGCAGCTATTTCAGTTGACCGACCAATCAAGGGAAAGCCTTCGCGAATGGCTGCCATGGCTCGATTTCACAAAGACGGTCGCCGATTCGAGAAATTTCATCGGTGGGACGTTGCAGCAATTCAGCCGGAATGACGGTTTCCAGGCAGGCATTTGGTACAAAGGGGAGCTTGCCGGTGTAATCGGCTTGCATGGCATTAATTGGTCAAACAAATCGACATCAATCGGCTATTGGCTAGGTACCGGCTTCGAAGGCAAAGGCTTGATGACAAAGGCTTGCAAGGCAGTTGTCGACTATTGCTTCGGAGATTTAAAACTGAACCGAATTGAAGTTCGTACAGCAACTGGAAATGTGAAAAGCGCGGCGATTCCACAACGACTCGGCTTCAAACAGGAAGGTCGTTTGGAACAAGCTGAGTGGCTATACAACAATTTTGTTGATCATTACGTGTTTGGGTTGGTAAAAGAGGGCTGGGAAGGGCAATGA
- a CDS encoding LysR family transcriptional regulator — MVSKLDLYRIFCVVGKNESFSGAAKELFMTQPAVSQSIMQLERELDTRLFNRTPKGVTLTNEGSLLLEYVNSAINLIEIGEEKIAEFKNLTTGELRIGVGDTISKYFLLPQLEAFRARYPNIKLKIENGTTDELISFLKSGEVDIVVCNLPVTDPSLNVTPCMDIRDTFVYGDKYRKLLARPVSFRELAKLPLIFLEPSSNSRKYVEDHFLSKGVKISPEFELGSHDLVVEFARMNMGIACVTREFTEDYLERGVLHEVQLTEQIPHRSIGVCSLKSVPLSPASTRFWELLVGE, encoded by the coding sequence ATGGTTAGCAAGTTGGATTTGTATCGAATTTTTTGTGTTGTCGGCAAGAATGAAAGCTTTTCCGGAGCCGCGAAGGAACTTTTCATGACCCAGCCTGCAGTCAGCCAATCCATCATGCAATTGGAACGGGAGCTGGATACACGTCTCTTCAATCGGACCCCTAAAGGAGTCACGCTGACGAATGAAGGAAGCCTTCTTTTGGAGTATGTTAATTCGGCCATCAATTTAATCGAAATCGGGGAAGAAAAGATTGCCGAGTTCAAAAACCTGACGACTGGCGAACTGCGGATCGGCGTTGGAGATACGATTTCCAAGTATTTTCTCCTCCCCCAATTGGAGGCCTTCCGTGCTCGATACCCTAATATAAAATTAAAGATTGAGAATGGGACGACTGACGAGCTTATTTCATTCCTGAAATCAGGCGAAGTGGATATCGTCGTCTGCAATTTGCCTGTCACGGATCCTTCACTGAATGTGACGCCTTGCATGGATATCCGTGACACATTCGTCTATGGCGATAAATATCGGAAACTTCTTGCGAGACCGGTCAGCTTTCGGGAGCTTGCTAAGCTGCCTCTCATCTTCCTTGAGCCGAGTTCGAACTCGAGGAAATACGTCGAGGATCACTTCTTATCAAAAGGCGTAAAAATCTCCCCCGAATTCGAATTGGGCTCACATGATCTCGTCGTTGAGTTTGCGAGGATGAACATGGGAATCGCCTGCGTGACAAGGGAGTTCACGGAAGACTATTTGGAGAGAGGCGTCCTGCACGAAGTCCAACTTACCGAGCAGATTCCGCATAGAAGCATAGGTGTTTGTTCATTAAAAAGTGTACCTCTTTCACCGGCATCGACGAGGTTTTGGGAGCTCTTGGTAGGGGAGTGA
- a CDS encoding coenzyme F420-0:L-glutamate ligase, whose translation MERVVGTVVRGLRGPIINKGDNIEEIVVDSVLKAAEVEGFTINDRDIVTITESIVARAQDNYATVDHIAKDVQSKFGDSTIGVIFPILSRNRFAICLRGIAKGAAKKIVLMLSYPSDEVGNHLVDIDTLDEKGVNPWTDVLNEQEFRNHFGYKKHTFTGIDYIDYYKSIVEEYGVECEVIFSNNAKTILDYTKDVLTCDIHSRARTKRILEANGGEKIYSLDNILAESIDGSGFNEAYGLLGSNKATEDSVKLFPRNCQPVVDSIQASLKEKTGKTVEVMVYGDGAFKDPVGKIWELADPVVSPAYTAGLDGTPNEIKLKYLADNNFADLRGEELKKAINEFIENKEEDLVGSMESQGTTPRKLTDLIGSLSDLTSGSGDKGTPIVFIQGYFDNFTK comes from the coding sequence TTGGAAAGAGTAGTAGGAACGGTTGTCAGAGGTCTTCGTGGCCCGATTATTAATAAAGGGGATAATATCGAAGAGATCGTCGTAGATAGCGTGTTAAAAGCGGCGGAAGTCGAAGGGTTCACCATTAATGACAGAGATATCGTCACCATCACGGAATCCATCGTAGCTCGCGCACAAGACAATTACGCGACAGTCGACCATATTGCGAAAGATGTTCAATCGAAATTCGGCGACAGCACAATCGGAGTCATTTTCCCGATTTTGAGCCGCAACCGATTTGCCATCTGTCTCCGCGGAATCGCGAAAGGTGCTGCGAAGAAAATCGTACTGATGCTCAGCTATCCATCCGATGAAGTCGGCAACCATCTCGTCGATATTGACACGCTCGACGAAAAAGGCGTCAACCCATGGACGGACGTATTGAACGAACAAGAATTCCGCAACCATTTCGGATACAAAAAACATACATTTACTGGTATCGATTATATCGATTATTATAAATCAATCGTTGAGGAATACGGTGTTGAATGTGAAGTCATCTTCTCGAACAACGCAAAGACGATTCTTGATTACACAAAAGACGTGCTCACTTGCGATATCCATTCTCGCGCTAGAACGAAACGGATTTTGGAAGCTAACGGCGGCGAAAAAATCTATAGCCTTGATAACATCCTTGCCGAATCTATCGATGGCAGCGGTTTTAACGAGGCATACGGATTGCTCGGCTCCAACAAGGCGACGGAAGACAGCGTAAAACTTTTCCCTCGTAATTGCCAGCCGGTCGTCGACTCGATTCAAGCTTCGCTGAAAGAAAAGACCGGGAAAACGGTTGAAGTCATGGTATATGGCGACGGAGCTTTCAAAGACCCAGTCGGAAAGATTTGGGAGCTCGCGGATCCGGTCGTTTCACCTGCCTACACAGCAGGACTCGACGGCACACCGAATGAAATCAAGTTGAAATACCTTGCAGACAACAACTTCGCTGATCTACGCGGCGAAGAGTTAAAAAAAGCGATCAATGAATTCATCGAAAACAAAGAGGAAGATCTCGTCGGCTCCATGGAATCCCAAGGAACGACACCACGGAAACTGACAGACCTCATCGGCTCCTTGTCCGATTTGACGTCAGGCAGCGGCGATAAAGGAACTCCAATTGTGTTCATTCAAGGATACTTTGATAACTTTACGAAATAA